One Methanobacteriaceae archaeon genomic region harbors:
- a CDS encoding LL-diaminopimelate aminotransferase, translating into MPVKINENYLLLKSSYIFAEINQKVNKFQEENPDAPIIRMGIGDVTRPLPQAVIKEFHKAVDEMGQSETFMGYGPEQGYSFLIKDIIENDFLPRGIELSEDEVFVSDGAKCDTGNVQEIFGLDNIVAVTDPVYPVYVETNVMAGRTGPMGEDGRYQKLVYLPCTAENDFVPELPSEPVDLIYLCFPNNPTGTTLNKDQMVTWVNYARKNKAIILFDAAYESYITEDDIPHSIYEIEGAKEVAIEFRSFSKNAGFTGTRCAYTVVPKELMGYDEEGNAQAINPLWNRRQTTKFNGVSYPIQKAAQAVYSNEGQKEIAESIEYYMKNAAIIRESLIEIGLNVYGGINSPYIWVKTPEGMDSWGFFDLLLTEANVVGTPGVGFGPSGEGYFRITAFNTLENTKEAMDRISKLSI; encoded by the coding sequence ATGCCAGTAAAAATAAATGAAAACTATTTATTGCTTAAAAGCAGCTATATATTCGCTGAAATCAATCAAAAAGTGAATAAATTCCAGGAAGAAAATCCAGATGCACCTATTATTCGTATGGGGATAGGGGATGTCACTAGGCCTTTGCCCCAAGCAGTTATTAAAGAATTCCATAAAGCAGTGGATGAAATGGGCCAGAGTGAGACTTTTATGGGTTATGGGCCTGAGCAAGGCTATTCTTTTTTAATAAAGGATATTATTGAAAATGATTTCCTACCAAGAGGAATAGAACTCTCTGAGGACGAGGTTTTTGTGAGTGACGGTGCCAAGTGTGACACGGGTAACGTACAGGAAATATTTGGTCTGGATAATATAGTGGCTGTAACTGATCCAGTTTACCCAGTTTATGTGGAAACTAATGTGATGGCTGGTAGAACAGGCCCTATGGGTGAAGATGGAAGGTATCAAAAGCTTGTTTATCTCCCTTGCACAGCGGAAAATGATTTCGTGCCGGAACTACCATCAGAACCAGTGGATTTGATTTACTTGTGTTTCCCTAACAACCCTACTGGAACTACTCTAAACAAAGACCAGATGGTTACATGGGTAAACTATGCCCGAAAAAACAAGGCCATAATTCTCTTTGATGCTGCCTATGAATCTTACATAACTGAAGATGATATACCTCATAGTATTTATGAAATAGAAGGAGCCAAAGAGGTGGCCATAGAATTTAGAAGTTTTTCTAAAAATGCAGGGTTCACGGGGACCCGATGTGCTTATACTGTGGTACCTAAAGAACTCATGGGATATGATGAAGAAGGCAATGCTCAGGCCATTAATCCCTTGTGGAATAGAAGACAGACTACAAAGTTCAATGGTGTTTCATATCCTATACAAAAAGCAGCACAAGCAGTTTACAGTAATGAAGGACAAAAAGAAATCGCGGAATCAATTGAATACTACATGAAAAATGCAGCTATCATTCGGGAAAGTTTGATAGAAATTGGCCTAAATGTTTATGGTGGTATAAATTCCCCTTATATCTGGGTTAAAACCCCGGAAGGTATGGATTCCTGGGGATTCTTTGATTTGCTATTGACTGAAGCCAATGTTGTGGGAACTCCAGGGGTAGGATTTGGCCCTAGTGGAGAAGGTTACTTCCGTATAACTGCATTCAATACTCTGGAAAATACTAAAGAAGCTATGGATAGGATCTCAAAATTATCCATCTAA
- a CDS encoding glutamate--tRNA ligase, with protein sequence MSDLENVIYKYSLINAIKHKGKANDGAVVGSIMSSEPELRKESKKIVPLAKSMVEKVNSLSFEDQSFELEKLGGKVEEKKKTEEKGLSDLPEPHENVVLRFAPNPSGPLHIGHARAAVLNQEYAKRYKGKLVLRIEDTDPRRVYMDAYEMIPEDLAWMGVECHETFIQSDRIPIYYDYAKKLIELGQAYMCSCDGGEFKKLKDNCQPCPCRDSSVEESLKSWEKMFNMDEGDAVLRVKTDINHKNPAIRDWVAMRIVDAEHPRIGFKYKIYPMMNFSVAVDDHLMGITHVLRGKDHLANSEKQSYLYSHFGWEIPAFIHYGRLKMDDVALSTSQALAGIEEGKYWGWDDPRLGTIRAIARRGITPDSIQELMKEIGTKISDSIISWKKVYGLNRNILEETANRYFFVWKPKRVTIQEVPDEVCQNIERPLHPDFLERGERNLLFNGEVYLAADDLKATISEKSESEIKAGSDGKILRLMDAVNVSLNGENVIYHSQSFEDARSIKAQVVQWVPADDNISAEVVMPDASIVEGFCEPDCRKLSVDDEVQLERFGFARVDEITSEKIKFYFTHK encoded by the coding sequence ATGAGTGATTTAGAAAATGTGATTTATAAATATTCTCTAATTAATGCAATTAAACACAAGGGCAAGGCCAATGATGGGGCAGTGGTTGGTTCAATAATGAGTTCTGAGCCGGAACTCAGAAAAGAATCCAAAAAGATTGTTCCACTAGCAAAATCAATGGTTGAAAAAGTCAATTCCCTGAGCTTTGAAGATCAATCATTTGAACTTGAAAAGTTAGGTGGTAAAGTAGAAGAAAAAAAGAAAACTGAGGAAAAAGGCCTAAGTGATCTACCTGAACCTCATGAAAATGTTGTTTTAAGATTCGCCCCTAATCCAAGCGGACCGCTACATATTGGTCATGCCAGAGCAGCAGTTTTAAACCAGGAATATGCAAAGCGGTACAAAGGTAAATTAGTACTGCGTATTGAAGATACAGATCCACGTAGAGTTTACATGGATGCATATGAAATGATTCCTGAAGATCTGGCCTGGATGGGAGTAGAGTGTCATGAAACATTTATTCAAAGTGATAGAATTCCCATATATTATGATTATGCAAAAAAACTCATTGAATTAGGCCAGGCTTATATGTGCTCTTGTGATGGAGGAGAATTCAAGAAGTTAAAGGATAATTGTCAGCCTTGTCCATGTCGGGACTCATCTGTAGAAGAAAGTCTTAAATCCTGGGAAAAAATGTTCAATATGGATGAAGGTGACGCTGTTTTAAGAGTTAAAACTGATATAAATCATAAAAATCCTGCGATTCGTGATTGGGTGGCTATGAGGATTGTGGATGCAGAACATCCTAGAATCGGTTTTAAATACAAAATTTATCCTATGATGAACTTTTCAGTGGCTGTAGATGATCATTTAATGGGAATAACTCATGTTTTAAGAGGAAAAGACCATTTGGCCAACTCAGAAAAACAATCTTATCTTTACAGCCACTTTGGATGGGAAATTCCAGCATTTATTCACTATGGGCGACTTAAAATGGATGATGTGGCCTTAAGTACTTCCCAAGCACTTGCTGGAATTGAAGAAGGAAAATATTGGGGATGGGACGACCCTCGTTTAGGAACTATTAGAGCTATTGCTCGAAGAGGAATCACTCCAGATTCCATTCAGGAATTAATGAAGGAAATTGGGACTAAAATTTCTGATTCAATTATAAGTTGGAAAAAAGTTTATGGATTAAACCGTAATATCCTTGAGGAGACTGCAAACCGTTATTTCTTTGTGTGGAAACCAAAAAGAGTTACCATTCAAGAGGTTCCAGATGAAGTATGTCAAAATATTGAAAGGCCCCTACATCCTGACTTTTTAGAGCGAGGAGAGCGGAATTTACTATTTAATGGTGAAGTTTATTTAGCAGCGGACGATTTAAAAGCTACCATTTCTGAAAAATCTGAATCTGAAATTAAAGCTGGAAGCGATGGAAAAATCTTAAGGTTAATGGATGCCGTAAATGTTTCTCTCAATGGTGAAAATGTTATCTATCACAGCCAATCTTTTGAAGATGCCCGCTCTATAAAGGCCCAAGTAGTTCAGTGGGTTCCTGCTGATGATAATATTTCTGCAGAAGTGGTAATGCCTGATGCAAGTATTGTTGAAGGATTCTGTGAACCGGATTGCAGAAAACTTTCAGTAGATGATGAAGTCCAACTAGAAAGATTTGGATTTGCTCGGGTGGATGAAATAACATCAGAAAAGATAAAATTCTACTTCACCCATAAATAA
- a CDS encoding histidine kinase dimerization/phosphoacceptor domain -containing protein, with protein MAILINRDGTISFRNASIISLLILIIFTITILFFRNDTYIKSAFSDIITPLINLLAVISLLYAAKLSKVYGKRVYLAWLILGIGQLFFTLGDISWGYIELYLNQSPIFSISDIFYLAYYPLFVLGIFLLPRAHFNRLDLSKIVLDILVVGITTAMLLWTFLIVPLFTNVEGNLPSAYLFLSYVILDFMLLFALLDLIYSRINSIKENTLFLLAAGVFFQIISDIFFIYQTIHGTFESGSLIDIGWISGFLLIGLAGILQINASIQKRNGNPDKSKNKTKEAVIRPEWTSYLPFIWIILAYLTFAWSYHQKQLTNLETVIWVGTLIIALVIIRQIISFREIRQLYNSAEDEILKRVKAEEKIKESLEEKEVLLKEIHHRVKNNMQIISSILSLQSRQITDPETINIFKESQSRVKSMSMIHERLYKSENLSSINFGEYINSLSLDLLGTYASNPDLIELNINAEKIEINIDTVIPCGLILTELVSNAFKYAFPEERKGKITIDFYKERDLFTLKVSDNGVGLPKSLDYKNTKSLGLLLVNSLINQIDGDLTLETSEGTTFIIKFKEITYKNRS; from the coding sequence ATGGCAATTTTAATAAATAGAGATGGAACGATTTCTTTCAGAAATGCATCAATAATATCCCTATTAATTTTAATTATATTTACAATCACCATCCTATTTTTTAGAAATGATACCTATATTAAATCAGCTTTCAGTGACATAATTACCCCTCTAATAAATTTATTGGCAGTAATTAGTTTGTTATACGCTGCCAAACTTTCAAAAGTATATGGAAAAAGAGTATATTTGGCCTGGTTGATTTTAGGTATCGGACAGTTATTTTTTACTCTGGGAGATATCTCATGGGGATATATAGAGCTTTATTTAAATCAAAGTCCTATTTTTTCCATATCGGACATATTTTATTTAGCATATTATCCATTATTTGTTTTAGGAATATTTTTATTGCCTCGAGCTCATTTTAATAGATTAGATTTATCAAAAATTGTTTTAGATATTTTAGTTGTTGGAATAACAACAGCTATGTTGTTATGGACATTTCTAATTGTTCCATTATTCACGAATGTGGAAGGAAACCTCCCATCAGCATATTTATTTTTATCTTACGTTATTTTAGATTTTATGCTATTATTCGCTTTATTAGACTTGATTTATAGCAGAATCAATAGTATAAAAGAAAATACATTATTTTTATTAGCTGCAGGTGTATTTTTTCAGATAATTAGTGATATATTTTTTATTTACCAAACAATTCATGGAACTTTTGAATCCGGCAGTTTAATAGATATTGGTTGGATAAGTGGATTTTTACTTATAGGATTAGCCGGCATACTTCAAATCAATGCATCTATTCAAAAACGAAACGGAAATCCTGATAAATCTAAAAATAAAACTAAAGAAGCAGTAATTCGTCCAGAATGGACATCTTATTTGCCATTCATTTGGATAATTTTAGCTTATTTGACTTTCGCCTGGAGTTACCATCAGAAACAGCTAACTAATTTAGAGACAGTAATATGGGTGGGAACTCTAATTATTGCATTAGTAATCATCAGACAAATAATCTCCTTTAGAGAAATAAGACAGCTTTATAATTCAGCGGAAGATGAGATTTTAAAACGAGTTAAAGCAGAAGAAAAAATAAAAGAATCATTAGAAGAAAAAGAAGTGCTTCTTAAAGAAATCCATCACAGAGTCAAAAATAACATGCAAATCATATCAAGCATTCTAAGCTTGCAATCACGACAAATTACTGATCCTGAGACCATTAATATCTTTAAAGAAAGTCAAAGCAGAGTAAAATCCATGTCCATGATACATGAACGGCTTTATAAATCAGAAAACCTTTCAAGTATTAATTTTGGTGAATACATTAACAGTTTATCCTTAGATCTTTTAGGAACCTATGCTTCTAATCCTGACTTAATAGAACTGAATATTAATGCCGAAAAAATTGAAATAAATATTGATACTGTAATTCCTTGTGGCCTGATATTAACCGAACTTGTTTCAAATGCATTTAAATACGCATTTCCCGAAGAAAGAAAAGGTAAAATAACAATTGATTTCTATAAAGAGAGAGATTTATTTACACTTAAAGTAAGCGATAATGGAGTAGGACTTCCCAAGTCATTAGATTATAAGAATACTAAGTCATTAGGCTTATTGCTTGTAAATTCATTAATAAACCAGATTGATGGGGATTTAACTCTAGAAACATCTGAGGGAACAACATTTATCATTAAATTTAAGGAAATAACTTACAAAAATAGATCCTAA